One segment of Triticum aestivum cultivar Chinese Spring chromosome 2A, IWGSC CS RefSeq v2.1, whole genome shotgun sequence DNA contains the following:
- the LOC123191220 gene encoding uncharacterized protein isoform X1, with translation MVKIQDASTSSGPAMDDPDATSLEAAMQVPITVMLGPMGPLLRRLHALMAPRQSLALALLSADDIRLLNDGLKDLCISLKNMSEDEEASFTNRWWMKIARELCYDAEDHLDEVVRASAHLDFSELLARVKDAKERRERFKWFPLKVIEPADTDSGEVGVSRLTSQMSPELPAPMCVDVDTGIARSTVGAVELPNKLLELLALDDDNKTGLKVIPINGCAGVGKTTAARGMYHRHGGKFQCRAFVIVSRNPDMRRFLTSMLSQVKAPLLIGFPDVPDLIDAIRKHLQGKRYFIVIDDLWTASVWNIISRAFPRGDYCSRIITTTQLDDVALACCSYDSDHIYKMAPLNDHQSRNLFFGRVFGSEDACPTDIKEDSYKIIRKCGCLPLAIVSIASLLASESNIAREKWKHIQDSLSSTSEGMKDLVSLMYNSLPPRLRTCLLYLNMYQQGYVIKKDVLVKQWVAEGFLNAVEGRDTEEIAEGYFDELVSKGMVQAVDTSTNGEVLSCTVHQIVLDFIRHKSMEENFVITVDYFQSTVALPDKVRRLSVQFGGVKSAYIPESIVTSQVRSLIFWGFVECVPSITDYGLLRVLILHIWADEDNESFDLSGMGELFLLKYLEIECNITVKLPDKDKIQWLQHLETLQVDASLSEVPSDIVNMKRLLHIRLRSEYILPSVAAHMTSLRTLGYFDIGSHSEENVLHLGRLTNLQDLQLTWSTVGPAEKLAKNVQLLGSILEKLTFCHSLTLVPAASGSSCVNIPEDGFSMGFPPPGLLLRRMELSWRCCVFFSLPKWFEELNKLSILKIGIRRLLREDIDLLKGLPALTALSLYIQTVPALTALTLYIHTISGGCIVIDKGGFQALTYFKFMCAEPCLFFVQGAMPRVQKLVIGFNSSKWKPHTFGTAGFCHLTGLTEVSVKLGTWGTDELDINDAESKLVTAVSNHTNSPISRVQFVDMISYGVDDKRTATEEKRGGGGVDKFGMKAAESASYSRISNHMNSSINSSQWSDVISCGSGNKSSIAEEVEEKLHQIRDRQKKKRERSVEQPSVLSFFPEKEVENPYEIEYRNKKIKYLEERVHKPLVNTRYVRKDGASTPLKHRTQSANLVTGAFSSLLPKILELLNDKYDLRMDIKKNIESLYKELEGMQAVLHDLARREQAQLDAVVMIWAKEVRDLSYNVEDMIDSLTGEEIRGLSEKTPFFFLVNDTDFIYENREKVINEIREKVKGVASRREKYKVDDRIVAAYPKATDNVDPPLLDLFQESEEVIGIEAQVEEVIRQLKGHDWDNNNNKLKIVSIVGMAGSGKTTLAKAIAKAVPKEVLHDTVFVSVSQDPNMKRVLMDILLQIDEREYRSLTGSTFDAKLLINIIRRVIGSKRYFIVIDDIWDVKSWKFIKDALDTRCGSRVVITTRLLEVAVNAGDVYKLKALSHSHSGELFNTRLFGGKDNVPRVVPEVPEKLLQKCGGVPLAIITMASLFARKPRNYCSKVHTNVSFGSAVGGNRDVDETRRILLSSYYNLPYHLRACLLHLQVFPEDYLITEETLIWKWAAEGLIVEEPGRGLFEIGDGYFKELIDSSVVMPVEDDSDYGTIVGCRVHYLVFDMICSLSAIENFVTIEDGSSQYSLIESKQARRLGIQKWTTENGDPLANIGSRSLRSFNTTGCRFSVELSLSRFKLLRVIAIEECTLLDGDLSPLGKLILLRYLGLYHTLIKKLPEDIGELIYLQTLDLRGTRVHGLPWEVTQISQLKCLRADGDTAMPYGMGKLTSLEELRLGAIDTSADFVDGLGRLTELRELEIRINQLDVNEAGALVQSLKKLEKIQVLRLVGFPWPPSRVDELNWGNFDPPQQLRELHLSIPSTRLPAWVHVSRVPMLSHLVVSLKSKEDQDLDILGALPELSSLQLVLPSKVVLSITGRSGAFPRLRYFRTSVPAKFLRGAMPTLEFLHFDANFDFDPDFAASTLGNLPSLQKVEVEITSNALSFESMNEVMKRAVDQHRNHPSLRVIKVDHVHAGFLEQFKWPATRHIAVILGGSSSRVTTQHWQS, from the exons ATGGTAAAGATTCAAGATGCCTCCACGTCCTCTGGGCCAGCGATGGATGATCCTGATGCTACTTCCCTTGAGGCAGCGATGCAAGTTCCTATTACTGTCATGCTGGGGCCCATGGGACCCCTCCTCCGGAGACTCCATGCGCTCATGGCTCCCCGACAGAGTCTCGCGCTAGCTCTGCTCAGCGCGGATGATATCCGCCTTCTCAATGATGGTCTCAAGGATTTATGCATCTCCCTAAAGAATATGTCAGAAGACGAGGAGGCTAGCTTCACCAATCGGTGGTGGATGAAGATAGCTCGAGAACTTTGTTATGACGCGGAGGATCACCTGGACGAGGTCGTCAGAGCCAGCGCTCATCTCGATTTTTCAGAATTACTTGCTCGGGTGAAGGATGCGAAGGAAAGACGTGAACGTTTCAAGTGGTTTCCTCTCAAAGTCATCGAACcagctgacactgacagtggggaAGTCGGAGTCAGCCGCCTCACCTCCCAAATGTCTCCAGAGCTGCCAGCTCCCATGTGTGTCGATGTTGACACGGGCATTGCCCGTAGCACAGTTGGTGCTGTGGAGCTGCCAAACAAGCTTCTCGAGCTGCTGGCTTTAGACGACGACAACAAGACAGGTCTCAAGGTGATACCTATAAACGGATGTGCAG GTGTTGGAAAGACAACAGCTGCCAGAGGCATGTATCACAGGCATGGAGGGAAATTTCAGTGTCGGGCTTTCGTAATCGTCTCACGGAACCCAGATATGAGGAGGTTTCTCACTAGCATGCTCTCACAGGTAAAGGCACCACTGCTCATTGGCTTTCCTGATGTACCGGACCTTATTGATGCTATCAGAAAACATCTGCAAGGCAAAAG GTACTTCATTGTAATTGATGATTTATGGACCGCATCAGTATGGAATATTATTAGCCGTGCTTTTCCACGTGGTGATTATTGCAGCAGAATAATAACAACCACACAACTTGATGATGTAGCATTGGCATGCTGCAGTTATGACTCAGACCATATATATAAGATGGCACCTCTTAATGATCACCAGTCTAGAAACTTATTCTTTGGTAGAGTGTTTGGCTCTGAAGATGCATGTCCAACAGATATCAAAGAAGATTCGTACAAGATTATCAGGAAATGTGGTTGTTTGCCATTAGCAATTGTAAGTATAGCTAGTCTGCTGGCAAGCGAATCAAACATCGCAAGGGAAAAGTGGAAACACATACAAGATTCTTTGTCGTCCACTTCCGAAGGGATGAAAGATCTTGTCAGCCTTATGTACAACAGTCTTCCACCTCGTTTGAGGACATGCTTGCTATATCTGAACATGTATCAACAGGGCTACGTGATCAAGAAGGATGTGTTGGTGAAGCAGTGGGTCGCTGAAGGTTTTCTCAATGCCGTGGAAGGGCGAGACACAGAAGAAATTGCTGAGGGTTACTTTGATGAGCTTGTCAGCAAAGGAATGGTCCAAGCCGTGGACACCAGTACTAACGGCGAGGTGTTGTCATGTACAGTTCACCAGATTGTACTGGATTTTATTAGGCACAAATCCATGGAGGAGAATTTTGTCATCACTGTGGACTATTTTCAATCAACTGTAGCACTTCCTGACAAAGTTCGCCGGTTGTCCGTCCAGTTTGGAGGGGTAAAAAGTGCATACATACCGGAAAGCATTGTAACATCCCAAGTTCGATCACTTATATTTTGGGGTTTCGTTGAGTGTGTACCTTCCATTACAGACTATGGACTTCTGCGAGTTTTGATTCTTCATATTTGGGCTGATGAAGACAACGAGAGTTTTGACCTCTCTGGAATGGGGGAGCTTTTTCTTCTCAAATATCTCGAGATTGAATGTAATATCACCGTCAAGCTTCCAGACAAAGACAAGATTCAATGGCTGCAACACTTGGAGACATTGCAAGTTGATGCAAGTTTATCTGAAGTTCCATCAGATATTGTTAATATGAAGAGATTACTGCACATCCGCCTTCGGAGCGAGTATATTTTGCCCAGTGTAGCTGCCCACATGACATCTCTTCGCACTCTGGGGTATTTTGATATCGGCAGTCACTCAGAAGAGAATGTATTACATCTTGGTCGGCTGACCAATCTTCAGGATCTTCAGCTCACATGGTCTACAGTGGGGCCAGCAGAAAAACTGGCAAAGAATGTGCAACTCCTAGGCTCGATTCTCGAGAAACTCACCTTCTGTCATTCCCTAACTCTGGTACCAGCTGCTTCAGGCTCCTCGTGTGTAAAtattcctgaggatggcttcagcATGGGGTTTCCTCCTCCAGGCCTTCTTCTTCGCAGGATGGAGTTGTCGTGGCGCTGTTGCGTCTTCTTCAGCCTCCCAAAGTGGTTTGAAGAGCTCAACAAACTCAGCATTCTAAAGATTGGAATTAGAAGGCTGTTGAGGGAAGATATTGATCTCCTGAAAGGACTGCCTGCCCTCACTGCTCTCAGCCTGTATATCCAGACAGTTCCTGCCCTCACTGCTCTCACCCTATATATCCACACAATTTCCGGAGGATGCATCGTCATTGACAAGGGGGGGTTCCAAGCACTCACGTACTTCAAGTTCATGTGCGCTGAACCATGCCTGTTTTTTGTACAAGGAGCAATGCCCAGAGTCCAAAAGCTCGTGATAGGGTTCAATTCAAGCAAATGGAAACCACATACCTTTGGAACTGCTGGCTTCTGTCACTTAACAGGCCTTACAGAGGTCTCTGTAAAACTTGGGACCTGGGGTACTGATGAATTGGACATTAACGATGCCGAGTCTAAATTGGTGACCGCAGTTAGCAATCACACGAATTCTCCTATAAGCAGAGTACAATTCGTAGATATGATTTCCTATGGTGTGGATGATAAGAGAACTGCGACTGAAGAAAAACGTGGGGGCGGGGGTGTTGATAAATTCGGCATGAAAGCTGCCGAGTCTGCATCATACTCTCGCATAAGCAATCACATGAACTCTTCAATAAACAGTTCACAATGGTCTGATGTGATTTCTTGTGGCAGTGGGAATAAGAGTAGCATAGCTGAAGAAGTGGAGGAAAAGCTACACCAGATTCGAGACCGACAGAAAAAGAAGAGGGAAAGATCGGTGGAACAGCCATCTGTTCTATCTTTTTTtcctgaaaaagaagttgaaaacccATATGAAATTGAATATCGCAATAAAAAGATCAAATATTTGGAGGAACGCGTGCACAAGCCATTAGTAAATACCAG ATATGTGAGAAAAGATGGTGCTTCCACTCCTCTGAAGCATCGCACACAATCAGCCAACCTTGTGACGGGTGCCTTTAGCTCCCTCCTCCCCAAGATCCTGGAGCTCCTCAATGACAAGTACGATCTGCGGATGGACATAAAAAAAAACATCGAGTCCCTCTACAAGGAGCTGGAGGGTATGCAAGCTGTCCTCCATGACTTGGCGAGGAGGGAACAGGCTCAACTGGATGCTGTGGTCATGATCTGGGCCAAGGAAGTAAGAGACCTCTCGTATAATGTGGAGGATATGATCGATTCCTTAACAGGGGAAGAGATAAGAGGCTTGTCCGAGAAGACCCCGTTCTTCTTCCTCGTGAACGACACTGACTTCATCTATGAGAACAGGGAAAAGGTCATCAATGAGATCAGGGAAAAGGTCAAAGGTGTGGCCAGCCGACGTGAGAAGTACAAGGTTGATGACCGGATTGTTGCTGCTTATCCAAAAGCCACAGATAACGTTGATCCTCCCCTGTTGGATCTGTTCCAAGAGTCGGAAGAAGTTATTGGCATCGAAGCTCAAGTGGAAGAGGTGATAAGGCAGCTGAAAGGACACGATtgggacaacaacaataacaagcTGAAGATAGTCTCCATAGTTGGAATGGCAGGATCGGGCAAGACAACTCTTGCGAAAGCAATTGCCAAAGCAGTTCCCAAAGAAGTGCTTCATGATACGGTTTTCGTTTCCGTATCTCAGGATCCCAACATGAAGAGAGTTCTCATGGACATCCTCCTTCAAATTGACGAGCGGGAGTACAGGAGTCTCACTGGATCAACGTTCGATGCAAAGCTGCTTATAAATATAATCCGGAGAGTAATTGGGAGCAAGAG GTACTTCATTGTTATTGATGATATATGGGATGTGAAGTCATGGAAATTTATAAAGGATGCTTTAGATACTCGATGTGGAAGTAGAGTAGTCATAACCACAAGGCTTTTGGAAGTTGCTGTCAATGCTGGTGATGTTTACAAGCTAAAAGCACTTTCTCATTCGCACTCTGGAGAATTGTTTAATACAAGATTATTTGGTGGCAAAGACAATGTCCCTCGTGTCGTGCCGGAGGTACCTGAAAAGCTTTTACAGAAATGTGGTGGTGTACCATTAGCTATCATCACAATGGCTAGTTTGTTTGCGAGGAAACCAAGGAACTATTGCTCTAAGGTGCACACCAATGTTAGTTTTGGGTCTGCAGTTGGAGGCAATAGAGATGTCGATGAAACACGGAGGATACTATTGTCTAGCTATTATAATCTGCCTTATCATCTGAGGGCATGTTTATTGCATCTGCAGGTTTTTCCGGAGGACTATTTAATAACGGAAGAAACTTTGATCTGGAAGTGGGCAGCCGAAGGTTTAATTGTTGAGGAACCAGGAAGAGGGTTATTTGAGATTGGAGATGGATACTTCAAGGAACTCATAGATAGCAGCGTGGTCATGCCAGTGGAGGATGACTCAGATTATGGGACAATTGTTGGTTGCCGTGTCCATTACTTGGTTTTTGATATGATCTGTTCCTTATCAGCTATAGAAAATTTTGTTACCATAGAGGATGGAAGCAGTCAATACTCTCTTATTGAAAGCAAGCAGGCTCGCAGGTTAGGTATCCAAAAGTGGACCACGGAGAACGGCGACCCTCTGGCTAACATTGGCTCGAGAAGTCTGAGGTCATTTAATACCACGGGGTGTCGTTTTAGTGTGGAACTATCACTTTCAAGGTTTAAGCTCTTGCGTGTCATTGCTATCGAAGAATGCACATTGCTTGATGGCGATCTTTCTCCTCTGGGGAAGTTAATTTTGTTGAGGTACCTCGGACTATATCACACACTTATCAAGAAGCTACCGGAAGACATTGGTGAGCTAATTTATTTGCAGACACTGGACCTGAGGGGGACCAGGGTCCATGGATTGCCCTGGGAAGTTACTCAGATAAGTCAGCTCAAGTGCCTGCGAGCTGATGGAGACACAGCAATGCCTTACGGGATGGGAAAACTTACATCCTTAGAAGAGCTGCGGCTGGGCGCGATTGACACGTCGGCAGACTTTGTGGATGGGTTGGGCAGACTGACagagctgagggagctcgagattCGGATTAACCAGTTGGATGTGAACGAGGCGGGAGCTTTGGTGCAGTCTCTGAAAAAACTAGAGAAAATCCAAGTCCTAAGACTTGTGGGATTTCCTTGGCCACCATCTCGTGTTGACGAGCTCAACTGGGGAAACTTTGATCCGCCTCAACAACTCCGTGAGTTGCATCTAAGCATCCCATCCACTCGGCTGCCGGCGTGGGTTCACGTCTCCCGTGTTCCAATGCTCTCACACTTAGTTGTGAGCCTCAAGTCTAAGGAGGATCAGGATTTGGATATTCTTGGTGCTTTGCCAGAGCTCAGTAGTCTGCAGCTGGTGCTGCCGTCGAAAGTGGTCCTCAGCATCACTGGTCGTTCCGGTGCATTCCCGAGGTTGAGGTACTTTCGCACGTCTGTACCAGCCAAGTTTCTAAGAGGCGCTATGCCCACACTGGAATTCCTTCACTTTGATGCCAATTTTGACTTTGATCCTGACTTTGCTGCATCAACGTTGGGGAACCTGCCTTCACTTCAGAAAGTGGAAGTGGAAATAACATCCAATGCTCTCTCCTTTGAGTCGATGAATGAGGTGATGAAGCGTGCAGTGGACCAACATCGAAACCATCCCAGCCTTCGTGTCATCAAAGTAGATCAT GTGCATGCAGGGTTTTTAGAACAATTCAAGTGGCCCGCCACCCGGCACATAGCGGTGATCCTGGGAGGCAGCTCATCACGAGTCACGACACAACATTGGCAGAGTTGA
- the LOC123191220 gene encoding disease resistance protein RGA5 isoform X4, with translation MAPLNDHQSRNLFFGRVFGSEDACPTDIKEDSYKIIRKCGCLPLAIVSIASLLASESNIAREKWKHIQDSLSSTSEGMKDLVSLMYNSLPPRLRTCLLYLNMYQQGYVIKKDVLVKQWVAEGFLNAVEGRDTEEIAEGYFDELVSKGMVQAVDTSTNGEVLSCTVHQIVLDFIRHKSMEENFVITVDYFQSTVALPDKVRRLSVQFGGVKSAYIPESIVTSQVRSLIFWGFVECVPSITDYGLLRVLILHIWADEDNESFDLSGMGELFLLKYLEIECNITVKLPDKDKIQWLQHLETLQVDASLSEVPSDIVNMKRLLHIRLRSEYILPSVAAHMTSLRTLGYFDIGSHSEENVLHLGRLTNLQDLQLTWSTVGPAEKLAKNVQLLGSILEKLTFCHSLTLVPAASGSSCVNIPEDGFSMGFPPPGLLLRRMELSWRCCVFFSLPKWFEELNKLSILKIGIRRLLREDIDLLKGLPALTALSLYIQTVPALTALTLYIHTISGGCIVIDKGGFQALTYFKFMCAEPCLFFVQGAMPRVQKLVIGFNSSKWKPHTFGTAGFCHLTGLTEVSVKLGTWGTDELDINDAESKLVTAVSNHTNSPISRVQFVDMISYGVDDKRTATEEKRGGGGVDKFGMKAAESASYSRISNHMNSSINSSQWSDVISCGSGNKSSIAEEVEEKLHQIRDRQKKKRERSVEQPSVLSFFPEKEVENPYEIEYRNKKIKYLEERVHKPLVNTRYVRKDGASTPLKHRTQSANLVTGAFSSLLPKILELLNDKYDLRMDIKKNIESLYKELEGMQAVLHDLARREQAQLDAVVMIWAKEVRDLSYNVEDMIDSLTGEEIRGLSEKTPFFFLVNDTDFIYENREKVINEIREKVKGVASRREKYKVDDRIVAAYPKATDNVDPPLLDLFQESEEVIGIEAQVEEVIRQLKGHDWDNNNNKLKIVSIVGMAGSGKTTLAKAIAKAVPKEVLHDTVFVSVSQDPNMKRVLMDILLQIDEREYRSLTGSTFDAKLLINIIRRVIGSKRYFIVIDDIWDVKSWKFIKDALDTRCGSRVVITTRLLEVAVNAGDVYKLKALSHSHSGELFNTRLFGGKDNVPRVVPEVPEKLLQKCGGVPLAIITMASLFARKPRNYCSKVHTNVSFGSAVGGNRDVDETRRILLSSYYNLPYHLRACLLHLQVFPEDYLITEETLIWKWAAEGLIVEEPGRGLFEIGDGYFKELIDSSVVMPVEDDSDYGTIVGCRVHYLVFDMICSLSAIENFVTIEDGSSQYSLIESKQARRLGIQKWTTENGDPLANIGSRSLRSFNTTGCRFSVELSLSRFKLLRVIAIEECTLLDGDLSPLGKLILLRYLGLYHTLIKKLPEDIGELIYLQTLDLRGTRVHGLPWEVTQISQLKCLRADGDTAMPYGMGKLTSLEELRLGAIDTSADFVDGLGRLTELRELEIRINQLDVNEAGALVQSLKKLEKIQVLRLVGFPWPPSRVDELNWGNFDPPQQLRELHLSIPSTRLPAWVHVSRVPMLSHLVVSLKSKEDQDLDILGALPELSSLQLVLPSKVVLSITGRSGAFPRLRYFRTSVPAKFLRGAMPTLEFLHFDANFDFDPDFAASTLGNLPSLQKVEVEITSNALSFESMNEVMKRAVDQHRNHPSLRVIKVDHVHAGFLEQFKWPATRHIAVILGGSSSRVTTQHWQS, from the exons ATGGCACCTCTTAATGATCACCAGTCTAGAAACTTATTCTTTGGTAGAGTGTTTGGCTCTGAAGATGCATGTCCAACAGATATCAAAGAAGATTCGTACAAGATTATCAGGAAATGTGGTTGTTTGCCATTAGCAATTGTAAGTATAGCTAGTCTGCTGGCAAGCGAATCAAACATCGCAAGGGAAAAGTGGAAACACATACAAGATTCTTTGTCGTCCACTTCCGAAGGGATGAAAGATCTTGTCAGCCTTATGTACAACAGTCTTCCACCTCGTTTGAGGACATGCTTGCTATATCTGAACATGTATCAACAGGGCTACGTGATCAAGAAGGATGTGTTGGTGAAGCAGTGGGTCGCTGAAGGTTTTCTCAATGCCGTGGAAGGGCGAGACACAGAAGAAATTGCTGAGGGTTACTTTGATGAGCTTGTCAGCAAAGGAATGGTCCAAGCCGTGGACACCAGTACTAACGGCGAGGTGTTGTCATGTACAGTTCACCAGATTGTACTGGATTTTATTAGGCACAAATCCATGGAGGAGAATTTTGTCATCACTGTGGACTATTTTCAATCAACTGTAGCACTTCCTGACAAAGTTCGCCGGTTGTCCGTCCAGTTTGGAGGGGTAAAAAGTGCATACATACCGGAAAGCATTGTAACATCCCAAGTTCGATCACTTATATTTTGGGGTTTCGTTGAGTGTGTACCTTCCATTACAGACTATGGACTTCTGCGAGTTTTGATTCTTCATATTTGGGCTGATGAAGACAACGAGAGTTTTGACCTCTCTGGAATGGGGGAGCTTTTTCTTCTCAAATATCTCGAGATTGAATGTAATATCACCGTCAAGCTTCCAGACAAAGACAAGATTCAATGGCTGCAACACTTGGAGACATTGCAAGTTGATGCAAGTTTATCTGAAGTTCCATCAGATATTGTTAATATGAAGAGATTACTGCACATCCGCCTTCGGAGCGAGTATATTTTGCCCAGTGTAGCTGCCCACATGACATCTCTTCGCACTCTGGGGTATTTTGATATCGGCAGTCACTCAGAAGAGAATGTATTACATCTTGGTCGGCTGACCAATCTTCAGGATCTTCAGCTCACATGGTCTACAGTGGGGCCAGCAGAAAAACTGGCAAAGAATGTGCAACTCCTAGGCTCGATTCTCGAGAAACTCACCTTCTGTCATTCCCTAACTCTGGTACCAGCTGCTTCAGGCTCCTCGTGTGTAAAtattcctgaggatggcttcagcATGGGGTTTCCTCCTCCAGGCCTTCTTCTTCGCAGGATGGAGTTGTCGTGGCGCTGTTGCGTCTTCTTCAGCCTCCCAAAGTGGTTTGAAGAGCTCAACAAACTCAGCATTCTAAAGATTGGAATTAGAAGGCTGTTGAGGGAAGATATTGATCTCCTGAAAGGACTGCCTGCCCTCACTGCTCTCAGCCTGTATATCCAGACAGTTCCTGCCCTCACTGCTCTCACCCTATATATCCACACAATTTCCGGAGGATGCATCGTCATTGACAAGGGGGGGTTCCAAGCACTCACGTACTTCAAGTTCATGTGCGCTGAACCATGCCTGTTTTTTGTACAAGGAGCAATGCCCAGAGTCCAAAAGCTCGTGATAGGGTTCAATTCAAGCAAATGGAAACCACATACCTTTGGAACTGCTGGCTTCTGTCACTTAACAGGCCTTACAGAGGTCTCTGTAAAACTTGGGACCTGGGGTACTGATGAATTGGACATTAACGATGCCGAGTCTAAATTGGTGACCGCAGTTAGCAATCACACGAATTCTCCTATAAGCAGAGTACAATTCGTAGATATGATTTCCTATGGTGTGGATGATAAGAGAACTGCGACTGAAGAAAAACGTGGGGGCGGGGGTGTTGATAAATTCGGCATGAAAGCTGCCGAGTCTGCATCATACTCTCGCATAAGCAATCACATGAACTCTTCAATAAACAGTTCACAATGGTCTGATGTGATTTCTTGTGGCAGTGGGAATAAGAGTAGCATAGCTGAAGAAGTGGAGGAAAAGCTACACCAGATTCGAGACCGACAGAAAAAGAAGAGGGAAAGATCGGTGGAACAGCCATCTGTTCTATCTTTTTTtcctgaaaaagaagttgaaaacccATATGAAATTGAATATCGCAATAAAAAGATCAAATATTTGGAGGAACGCGTGCACAAGCCATTAGTAAATACCAG ATATGTGAGAAAAGATGGTGCTTCCACTCCTCTGAAGCATCGCACACAATCAGCCAACCTTGTGACGGGTGCCTTTAGCTCCCTCCTCCCCAAGATCCTGGAGCTCCTCAATGACAAGTACGATCTGCGGATGGACATAAAAAAAAACATCGAGTCCCTCTACAAGGAGCTGGAGGGTATGCAAGCTGTCCTCCATGACTTGGCGAGGAGGGAACAGGCTCAACTGGATGCTGTGGTCATGATCTGGGCCAAGGAAGTAAGAGACCTCTCGTATAATGTGGAGGATATGATCGATTCCTTAACAGGGGAAGAGATAAGAGGCTTGTCCGAGAAGACCCCGTTCTTCTTCCTCGTGAACGACACTGACTTCATCTATGAGAACAGGGAAAAGGTCATCAATGAGATCAGGGAAAAGGTCAAAGGTGTGGCCAGCCGACGTGAGAAGTACAAGGTTGATGACCGGATTGTTGCTGCTTATCCAAAAGCCACAGATAACGTTGATCCTCCCCTGTTGGATCTGTTCCAAGAGTCGGAAGAAGTTATTGGCATCGAAGCTCAAGTGGAAGAGGTGATAAGGCAGCTGAAAGGACACGATtgggacaacaacaataacaagcTGAAGATAGTCTCCATAGTTGGAATGGCAGGATCGGGCAAGACAACTCTTGCGAAAGCAATTGCCAAAGCAGTTCCCAAAGAAGTGCTTCATGATACGGTTTTCGTTTCCGTATCTCAGGATCCCAACATGAAGAGAGTTCTCATGGACATCCTCCTTCAAATTGACGAGCGGGAGTACAGGAGTCTCACTGGATCAACGTTCGATGCAAAGCTGCTTATAAATATAATCCGGAGAGTAATTGGGAGCAAGAG GTACTTCATTGTTATTGATGATATATGGGATGTGAAGTCATGGAAATTTATAAAGGATGCTTTAGATACTCGATGTGGAAGTAGAGTAGTCATAACCACAAGGCTTTTGGAAGTTGCTGTCAATGCTGGTGATGTTTACAAGCTAAAAGCACTTTCTCATTCGCACTCTGGAGAATTGTTTAATACAAGATTATTTGGTGGCAAAGACAATGTCCCTCGTGTCGTGCCGGAGGTACCTGAAAAGCTTTTACAGAAATGTGGTGGTGTACCATTAGCTATCATCACAATGGCTAGTTTGTTTGCGAGGAAACCAAGGAACTATTGCTCTAAGGTGCACACCAATGTTAGTTTTGGGTCTGCAGTTGGAGGCAATAGAGATGTCGATGAAACACGGAGGATACTATTGTCTAGCTATTATAATCTGCCTTATCATCTGAGGGCATGTTTATTGCATCTGCAGGTTTTTCCGGAGGACTATTTAATAACGGAAGAAACTTTGATCTGGAAGTGGGCAGCCGAAGGTTTAATTGTTGAGGAACCAGGAAGAGGGTTATTTGAGATTGGAGATGGATACTTCAAGGAACTCATAGATAGCAGCGTGGTCATGCCAGTGGAGGATGACTCAGATTATGGGACAATTGTTGGTTGCCGTGTCCATTACTTGGTTTTTGATATGATCTGTTCCTTATCAGCTATAGAAAATTTTGTTACCATAGAGGATGGAAGCAGTCAATACTCTCTTATTGAAAGCAAGCAGGCTCGCAGGTTAGGTATCCAAAAGTGGACCACGGAGAACGGCGACCCTCTGGCTAACATTGGCTCGAGAAGTCTGAGGTCATTTAATACCACGGGGTGTCGTTTTAGTGTGGAACTATCACTTTCAAGGTTTAAGCTCTTGCGTGTCATTGCTATCGAAGAATGCACATTGCTTGATGGCGATCTTTCTCCTCTGGGGAAGTTAATTTTGTTGAGGTACCTCGGACTATATCACACACTTATCAAGAAGCTACCGGAAGACATTGGTGAGCTAATTTATTTGCAGACACTGGACCTGAGGGGGACCAGGGTCCATGGATTGCCCTGGGAAGTTACTCAGATAAGTCAGCTCAAGTGCCTGCGAGCTGATGGAGACACAGCAATGCCTTACGGGATGGGAAAACTTACATCCTTAGAAGAGCTGCGGCTGGGCGCGATTGACACGTCGGCAGACTTTGTGGATGGGTTGGGCAGACTGACagagctgagggagctcgagattCGGATTAACCAGTTGGATGTGAACGAGGCGGGAGCTTTGGTGCAGTCTCTGAAAAAACTAGAGAAAATCCAAGTCCTAAGACTTGTGGGATTTCCTTGGCCACCATCTCGTGTTGACGAGCTCAACTGGGGAAACTTTGATCCGCCTCAACAACTCCGTGAGTTGCATCTAAGCATCCCATCCACTCGGCTGCCGGCGTGGGTTCACGTCTCCCGTGTTCCAATGCTCTCACACTTAGTTGTGAGCCTCAAGTCTAAGGAGGATCAGGATTTGGATATTCTTGGTGCTTTGCCAGAGCTCAGTAGTCTGCAGCTGGTGCTGCCGTCGAAAGTGGTCCTCAGCATCACTGGTCGTTCCGGTGCATTCCCGAGGTTGAGGTACTTTCGCACGTCTGTACCAGCCAAGTTTCTAAGAGGCGCTATGCCCACACTGGAATTCCTTCACTTTGATGCCAATTTTGACTTTGATCCTGACTTTGCTGCATCAACGTTGGGGAACCTGCCTTCACTTCAGAAAGTGGAAGTGGAAATAACATCCAATGCTCTCTCCTTTGAGTCGATGAATGAGGTGATGAAGCGTGCAGTGGACCAACATCGAAACCATCCCAGCCTTCGTGTCATCAAAGTAGATCAT GTGCATGCAGGGTTTTTAGAACAATTCAAGTGGCCCGCCACCCGGCACATAGCGGTGATCCTGGGAGGCAGCTCATCACGAGTCACGACACAACATTGGCAGAGTTGA